The nucleotide window GCCGGTGGTTCGGAGGTTGCTGGCCGAACACGGCCTGGACCCGGCACGGGTCAGCGGAACCGGGCTCGCCGGCCGCCTCACCCGCCGGGACGTTGAGCAGTTCCTACGCGACAACCCCGGCCGGGCCGAACCTTTCAACGGCATCCGGAAGGCCACGGCCAGGCACATGGTGGGGTCCAAGGCCACCTCCCCGCACGTCCTGACGGCCATGGAGGTCGACTTCGACGCCGTCGACCGGCTCCGGTCCGCCGAGAAGGACGCCTGGCGGGCCGCCGAGGGGTCCAGCCTCACCTACCTGCCGTTCATCGTCGCCGCCCTGACCGAGGCGCTGTCCGCGTTCCCACGCATGAACGCCAGCGTCGGCGACGACGAGCTGATCCTGCACGGCGACGTGAATCTGGCGGTGGCCGTCGACCTCGGGTTCGAGGGCCTGGTGGCTCCGGTCATCCGCAAGGTCGGCGACCGGTCCATCCGGGACCTGGCCAGGTCCATCCACGGGGTGGCCGGCCGCGCCCGCGACCGAAAGCTGGTCCCCGACGACCTCGCCGGTGGGACGTTCACCGTGACCAACCCCGGCCAGTACGGCACGCTCTTCCAGTTCCCGATCATCAACCAGCCGCAGGTTGCCATCCTGTCCACCGACGGGATTGCCCGGAAGCCGGCGGTGGTCGTCGACGCGGACGGTGTTGAGTCCATCGGGGTGAGGCCCCTCGGCATCCTGGCCCTGGCCTGGGACCACCGGGCGTTCGACGGCGCCTACGCGGCGGCCTTCCTGCAGGAGATGAAGCGGATCCTGGAGGCCACCGACTGGGTGGCCCGCTGGGCCGACGAGGCCGACGAGGCCGACGGGGCGTGACGACGGGTCGAGGTTCCCGGCCATTCCGGATCAGGTGGCTGGGGCGCGTCCGCTACCGCGACGCCCTGGCGCTGCAGCGCCGCATCCATGCCAACGCCGGGTCGGTCCCCGATCCACAGGACCACCTGCTGCTGCTCGAGCACCATGCCGTGTACACGCTCGGGGTGCGGGCCACCCTCGACAACCTGCTGCTGCCGCCCGACGAGGTAGGGGCGGACCTGGAGCGGGCGGATCGGGGCGGCGACATCACCTTCCACGGTCCCGGGCAGCTGGTCGGCTACCCGCTGCTCCACCTGCCCGGCAAGCGGGGTGGTGGCATGGCCGACACGGTGGCCTACGTGCGCTCCGTGGAGGACCTGGTCATCGACGTGTGCCGCGACCTGGGCCTCGCCGACGTGGGACGCCTCCAGCCGTATCCGGGGGTGTGGGTCGAGCCGGACGGGCCCCGGCCCCGCAAGGTGGCGGCGATCGGGGTGAAGCTCACCCGGAGTCGCACCATGCACGGCTTCGCCCTCAACGTGGACCCCGACCTGGCGTTCTTCGACCGGATGGTGCCATGCGGGATCACCGGCTACGGCGTCACCTCGCTGGCGGCCGAGGGGATCACCACCACGATGCGCCAGGTGGTCGACCTGGTCGCCGGGCGGGCCGCCGAGCGGTGGGCCGACGGACCGGTCGAGCGGGCCGACGTCGCCTGGGTGCACCGGACCGGGGACCTGAGCCGCTTCAGCCGTGGCGAGGGTGTGGGAGCCCGGCCGCCGGTGGGTCGCAAGCCGGAGTGGATGCGGGTGGCGCTGGAGACTGGTCCCGAATACCTGCGCCTCAAGTCCACGATGCGAAGCAGGCGGCTCACGACGGTCTGCGAGGAGGCCGGGTGCCCGAACGTGTTCGACTGCTGGAACGACGGCACGGCCACCTTCATGATCAACGGCGAGCGCTGCACCCGGGCCTGCGGCTTCTGCATGGTCGACACGCGGCGCCCCGACGGGCTGGACCTCGACGAGCCCCGGCGGGTGGCCGAGGCGGTGGCCGACATGGGCCTGCGCCACGCCGTCGTCACGGCCGTGGCCCGCGACGACCTGCCGGACGGTGGCGCGTCCGCCTTCGTGGCGACCATCGCGGCGATCCGCGACCGGAACCCGGGGACCGCCGTCGAGGTGCTCATCCCCGACTGCAAGGGGGATCCCGATGCCCTCCAGGTGGTGTTCGACG belongs to Acidimicrobiales bacterium and includes:
- the lipA gene encoding lipoyl synthase, with translation MTTGRGSRPFRIRWLGRVRYRDALALQRRIHANAGSVPDPQDHLLLLEHHAVYTLGVRATLDNLLLPPDEVGADLERADRGGDITFHGPGQLVGYPLLHLPGKRGGGMADTVAYVRSVEDLVIDVCRDLGLADVGRLQPYPGVWVEPDGPRPRKVAAIGVKLTRSRTMHGFALNVDPDLAFFDRMVPCGITGYGVTSLAAEGITTTMRQVVDLVAGRAAERWADGPVERADVAWVHRTGDLSRFSRGEGVGARPPVGRKPEWMRVALETGPEYLRLKSTMRSRRLTTVCEEAGCPNVFDCWNDGTATFMINGERCTRACGFCMVDTRRPDGLDLDEPRRVAEAVADMGLRHAVVTAVARDDLPDGGASAFVATIAAIRDRNPGTAVEVLIPDCKGDPDALQVVFDARPEVLNHNIETVARLQRKVRPSASYARSLSVLARAGAAGLTTKSSIIVGLGETDEEVDACLADLASVGCDIVTIGQYLRPTTSHLEVDRWVEPATFDRWAAVGRALGIGHVEAGPLTRSSYHARQAAEAAGVPPVVDRTVPVALSARPG
- a CDS encoding 2-oxo acid dehydrogenase subunit E2 — protein: MADVLLPQLGETVTEGTITRWFFGVGETVPADAPLYEVSTEKVDSEVPSPLGGVLVEIIAPEGATVAVGALLCRIEPADSSSVAPASASATPAVADDAPADAAGATSSAGTPPTPAGTGGPTATREVGVQGGRASGRLLSPVVRRLLAEHGLDPARVSGTGLAGRLTRRDVEQFLRDNPGRAEPFNGIRKATARHMVGSKATSPHVLTAMEVDFDAVDRLRSAEKDAWRAAEGSSLTYLPFIVAALTEALSAFPRMNASVGDDELILHGDVNLAVAVDLGFEGLVAPVIRKVGDRSIRDLARSIHGVAGRARDRKLVPDDLAGGTFTVTNPGQYGTLFQFPIINQPQVAILSTDGIARKPAVVVDADGVESIGVRPLGILALAWDHRAFDGAYAAAFLQEMKRILEATDWVARWADEADEADGA